From Oscillospiraceae bacterium CM, a single genomic window includes:
- a CDS encoding insulinase family protein codes for MYEKIILPNGVRLVHEYIPTVRSVTLGIWVGTGARYEAPGESGASHFIEHMVFKGTKTRSAAELAAAMDEIGGQINAFTTKECTCFHGRVLDTHLGRLTDTLCDMFFNARFDESDVISERGVILEEIDMYADTPEDLVSERLYAAAYKGNALARPVLGRKSSLEAMTGASLKQHMQAHYRADSVVVALSGSFTPDDIKSLSDRFSAMPAGGKNTFKSPVYVPTFTVRRKAQEQNHLTAAFPGVAATDGRRYALQLLSDILGGGMSSRLFQTVREKRGLCYSIYSYGSSFIDTGLFCIYTALGRETEHAALGVITEEIRRFQEDGVTADELARAREQVKANVLMGLESTATRMNRLGRNELYFGRVPTPEEIIASYDAVTVSDISVLSQQSLDFSQMSFSAVGKVGTAEAYRAAFAY; via the coding sequence ATGTACGAAAAAATAATACTCCCAAACGGCGTGCGACTCGTGCACGAATATATCCCCACCGTGCGCTCTGTTACGCTTGGCATCTGGGTGGGTACCGGCGCGCGATATGAGGCACCCGGAGAGAGCGGCGCCTCCCATTTCATCGAGCATATGGTGTTTAAGGGGACAAAAACACGCTCGGCCGCCGAGCTGGCCGCCGCAATGGACGAAATCGGCGGGCAGATTAACGCCTTTACGACAAAGGAATGCACGTGCTTTCACGGGCGCGTTCTTGATACACACCTCGGCCGTCTGACCGACACCCTGTGCGATATGTTTTTCAACGCCCGATTTGACGAAAGCGACGTTATCAGTGAGCGCGGCGTCATTTTAGAAGAAATCGATATGTACGCCGACACGCCGGAGGATCTCGTTTCCGAGCGGCTGTATGCCGCGGCTTATAAGGGCAATGCGCTCGCGCGGCCTGTTTTGGGTCGGAAATCCTCTCTTGAAGCGATGACTGGTGCGTCTTTAAAACAACATATGCAGGCGCATTACCGGGCCGACAGCGTCGTCGTCGCCCTATCCGGCAGCTTTACGCCCGACGATATCAAAAGCCTTTCCGACCGCTTTTCGGCCATGCCCGCGGGCGGGAAAAACACCTTTAAATCCCCCGTGTACGTACCGACTTTCACCGTCAGGCGCAAAGCGCAGGAGCAAAATCACCTGACGGCGGCCTTTCCCGGCGTTGCCGCAACAGACGGGCGGCGCTATGCCCTGCAGCTGCTATCCGATATTTTGGGCGGCGGCATGTCTTCCCGGCTGTTTCAAACCGTGCGAGAAAAGCGGGGGCTTTGCTACAGTATCTATTCTTACGGCTCCAGCTTTATCGATACCGGCCTTTTCTGTATCTACACAGCGCTCGGACGTGAGACGGAGCACGCGGCTCTTGGCGTCATCACCGAAGAAATCCGGCGATTTCAGGAGGATGGCGTGACGGCGGACGAGCTCGCGCGCGCCCGCGAGCAAGTCAAGGCCAATGTTCTGATGGGGCTCGAATCGACGGCGACGCGCATGAACCGGCTCGGCCGGAACGAATTATATTTCGGCCGCGTGCCGACACCGGAGGAGATCATTGCGTCATACGACGCCGTTACCGTTTCAGACATTTCGGTGCTCTCGCAGCAGAGCCTTGATTTTTCACAAATGTCGTTTTCCGCCGTTGGGAAGGTCGGCACCGCCGAGGCGTATCGGGCAGCGTTTGCTTACTAG
- a CDS encoding ABC transporter ATP-binding protein — translation MADTILKLHGVKKKIGRKTIVTDLDFEVMQGEVFGFLGPNGAGKTTTIRMMTGLAAITAGDIFIGDYSIRHHFKTAIRSVGCIIENPDLYKYLSGLDNLRLYGAMYKVSEERIRALLDTVGLADVARNKVKTYSLGMKQRLGIAQALLHEPKLLILDEPTNGLDPSGIREFRELIRKLAAEQKMTIFVSSHILSEMQQLCDRVCIINQGRIVTIKTVAELIDMANSAQTAKLQLKTDNNDKAADILTRANVAFTKNTDGLTVETEKDGVPKIVAALTAEGVAIYGMDSLETQTLEDIFMKLTEVSN, via the coding sequence ATGGCTGATACGATTCTGAAGCTCCATGGCGTCAAAAAAAAGATCGGCAGAAAGACAATCGTCACAGACCTTGATTTTGAGGTGATGCAAGGAGAGGTTTTCGGCTTTCTCGGCCCGAACGGCGCGGGGAAAACGACGACAATCCGGATGATGACAGGCCTCGCCGCCATCACGGCGGGCGATATCTTCATCGGTGATTATTCCATCCGGCATCATTTTAAAACGGCCATCCGTTCCGTCGGGTGCATTATTGAAAACCCGGATTTGTACAAGTATCTGTCTGGTCTTGATAACCTGCGCCTGTACGGCGCGATGTACAAGGTCTCCGAGGAACGCATCCGGGCGCTGCTCGATACCGTGGGGCTTGCCGATGTTGCACGCAACAAGGTAAAAACCTACTCGCTCGGCATGAAGCAGCGGCTCGGCATCGCGCAGGCACTGCTGCACGAGCCGAAGCTTCTCATCCTTGACGAGCCGACAAACGGGCTTGACCCCTCCGGCATCCGAGAGTTTCGCGAGCTCATTCGAAAGCTTGCTGCCGAGCAAAAGATGACAATTTTTGTTTCCAGCCATATTTTAAGCGAGATGCAGCAGCTGTGCGACAGGGTTTGTATCATCAATCAGGGCAGAATCGTCACTATCAAAACGGTTGCAGAGCTCATTGACATGGCTAACAGCGCTCAGACGGCCAAGCTGCAATTGAAAACGGACAACAACGACAAAGCCGCCGACATCCTGACTCGGGCAAACGTGGCGTTTACAAAAAATACCGACGGACTCACCGTTGAAACAGAAAAAGACGGTGTGCCGAAAATCGTTGCGGCGCTGACGGCCGAGGGCGTTGCCATTTACGGCATGGACAGCCTTGAAACACAGACGCTTGAAGATATTTTCATGAAGCTGACGGAGGTGAGCAACTGA
- a CDS encoding adenine phosphoribosyltransferase (Catalyzes a salvage reaction resulting in the formation of AMP, that is energically less costly than de novo synthesis), with translation MYYTMTIAGLTRKLPMGKLTDDLMIAGFTPFGDVELTCACAAALLEKAPHFDYMIAPEAKAIPIIHEMARQSGRNTYLLVRKAPKLYMDGVFSTEVRSITTAGVQTLYMDAADAAKIKGSRILIIDDVISTGESLRAVEQLVTQAGGTVAGRMAVLAEGDAIGRDDIIYLEPLPLFDKAGNPIG, from the coding sequence ATGTATTACACCATGACAATTGCCGGACTGACACGCAAGCTGCCGATGGGCAAGCTCACAGACGACCTCATGATTGCCGGTTTCACGCCTTTCGGCGATGTGGAGCTCACCTGTGCCTGCGCTGCGGCGCTCTTAGAAAAAGCCCCCCACTTTGACTATATGATTGCGCCGGAGGCAAAGGCCATCCCCATTATCCATGAAATGGCGCGGCAAAGCGGCCGGAATACATATCTGCTCGTGCGGAAAGCACCAAAACTGTATATGGACGGCGTTTTTTCAACTGAAGTCCGCTCGATTACGACGGCGGGTGTTCAAACGCTGTATATGGACGCCGCCGACGCCGCAAAAATCAAGGGCAGCCGTATTTTGATCATTGACGACGTTATTTCAACGGGCGAGTCTCTTCGCGCCGTGGAACAGCTTGTGACACAAGCGGGCGGTACCGTTGCCGGGCGTATGGCGGTTTTAGCCGAGGGCGACGCCATCGGCCGCGACGACATCATTTATTTGGAGCCGCTGCCGCTGTTTGACAAAGCCGGCAACCCTATCGGATAA
- the alaS gene encoding alanine--tRNA ligase, whose amino-acid sequence MKKYGLNELREMFLSYFESKGHLRLPSFSLIPQNDASLLLINSGMAPLKPWFTGETEPPRRRVTTCQKCIRTGDIENIGKTARHGTYFEMLGNFSFGDYFKHEAIAWCWEFLTETVGIDPTLLYPSVYEADDEAFDIWHQEIGISAERIFRFGKKDNFWEHGAGPCGPCSEVYFDRGPEKGCGKPDCTVGCDCDRYIEVWNNVFSQFMSDGAGHYTELAQKNIDTGMGLERLAVVCQGVDSLFDVDTVMNITKKVSEMTGAQYGQSAKTDVSLRVITDHIRSSTMMIADGVLPSNEGRGYVLRRLLRRAARHGKLLGYSDTFLYEVCATVIGENTTAYPDLVQKQDYITRVIRVEEENFNKTIDGGMAILNGLLKELKSQGGTVFSGADAFKLYDTYGFPVDLTLEIIEEHGFTLDRPEFDRLMQEQRDRARAARAALGDLAWAGVDLGLDATPTVFTGYETLSDTGRILALVSGGEVCSTIRDGEEAIVVLDKTPFYAEMGGQSADTGIITKGDAIFHVTGVSKNKGGKYLHQGTLVSGALSVDETVTAAVDAVRRQAIMRAHSATHLLQKALKIVLGDHINQAGSLVEPDKLRFDFTHFAATTAEELTQIEQLVNDAVLNGLPVAVREMPIDDAKKLGATALFGEKYGETVRVVTMGDFSMELCGGTHLDNTAKAGPFAITSEFSVASGVRRIEATVGLQTLESQHQNKKTLSALQGALKAASTSDLMTRLEQQTQELRDLRRAVDAYGAQAANAGADGLLRDAQDIGGLKVVTARVDSADGDTLRQMGDHLRDKDSAVVAVLAAIDGEKLTFLAACGADTVKKGVRAGDIIKAVTKICGGSGGGKPESAMGGGKDVSKLSEALAAVPGLISEKLGI is encoded by the coding sequence ATGAAAAAGTACGGGTTAAATGAGCTGCGAGAGATGTTCTTGTCGTATTTCGAGAGCAAGGGGCACCTGCGCCTGCCGAGCTTCTCGCTCATTCCGCAAAATGACGCGTCGCTGCTGCTCATCAACTCCGGCATGGCCCCTTTGAAGCCGTGGTTTACCGGCGAAACAGAGCCGCCGCGACGCCGCGTCACGACATGCCAGAAGTGCATCCGCACCGGCGATATTGAGAACATCGGCAAAACGGCACGGCATGGTACATATTTTGAGATGCTGGGCAACTTTTCCTTCGGCGACTATTTCAAGCATGAGGCGATTGCCTGGTGCTGGGAATTCTTGACCGAAACCGTCGGCATTGACCCCACCCTTTTATACCCCTCTGTCTACGAGGCGGATGACGAAGCCTTTGATATCTGGCACCAAGAGATCGGCATTTCCGCCGAGCGCATCTTCCGCTTCGGCAAAAAGGATAACTTTTGGGAGCACGGCGCGGGCCCCTGCGGCCCCTGCTCGGAGGTCTATTTTGACCGCGGCCCCGAGAAGGGCTGCGGAAAACCCGACTGTACCGTCGGTTGTGACTGCGACCGGTATATTGAAGTCTGGAACAACGTGTTTTCCCAATTTATGAGCGACGGAGCGGGCCATTATACGGAGCTTGCGCAGAAAAACATCGACACCGGCATGGGGCTTGAGCGGCTCGCCGTCGTCTGTCAGGGCGTTGATAGCCTGTTCGATGTCGACACCGTCATGAACATTACGAAAAAAGTATCGGAAATGACGGGCGCACAATACGGTCAAAGCGCAAAAACGGACGTCTCGCTCCGCGTCATCACCGACCACATCCGCTCATCAACGATGATGATCGCCGACGGCGTGCTCCCCTCCAACGAGGGGCGCGGCTACGTCCTGCGCCGCCTCTTACGTCGGGCGGCCCGCCACGGCAAGCTGCTCGGCTATTCCGATACATTTTTATATGAAGTCTGCGCGACGGTAATCGGCGAAAACACGACGGCCTACCCCGACCTTGTCCAAAAACAGGATTACATCACACGCGTCATCCGCGTTGAAGAGGAAAACTTTAATAAGACGATTGACGGCGGTATGGCGATTTTAAATGGCCTATTAAAGGAATTGAAATCGCAGGGCGGCACCGTCTTCTCCGGCGCGGACGCCTTTAAGCTCTACGACACATATGGCTTCCCCGTCGACCTCACGCTGGAGATCATCGAGGAACACGGTTTCACGCTCGACAGGCCGGAATTTGACCGCCTCATGCAGGAGCAGCGCGACAGGGCGCGCGCGGCGCGCGCCGCGCTGGGCGATCTTGCCTGGGCGGGTGTTGACCTCGGCCTTGACGCGACGCCGACCGTTTTCACGGGCTATGAGACGCTTTCCGACACGGGGCGGATTCTAGCGCTTGTTTCCGGCGGCGAGGTGTGCTCGACTATCCGAGACGGCGAGGAGGCTATCGTTGTTCTTGACAAAACGCCCTTTTACGCTGAGATGGGCGGCCAGTCGGCCGATACCGGCATCATAACGAAGGGCGACGCAATTTTCCACGTCACAGGCGTATCGAAAAACAAGGGCGGCAAGTACCTGCATCAAGGCACGCTAGTATCCGGCGCGCTGTCTGTTGACGAGACGGTGACGGCCGCTGTCGACGCGGTGCGGCGGCAGGCGATCATGCGGGCACACTCGGCTACGCACCTCTTGCAAAAGGCTTTGAAAATCGTTCTCGGCGACCATATCAATCAGGCGGGGTCGCTCGTTGAGCCTGACAAACTGCGCTTTGATTTTACCCACTTTGCCGCAACGACAGCCGAAGAGCTTACCCAAATTGAACAGCTCGTCAACGACGCTGTATTAAACGGTCTGCCCGTGGCTGTCCGTGAAATGCCGATTGACGACGCAAAGAAATTGGGGGCAACGGCGCTTTTCGGTGAAAAATACGGCGAGACGGTTCGCGTTGTGACGATGGGCGACTTCTCTATGGAGCTCTGCGGCGGCACGCATCTCGACAACACGGCCAAGGCCGGGCCGTTTGCGATTACAAGCGAATTTTCCGTCGCCTCCGGCGTACGGCGCATTGAGGCGACTGTCGGCTTGCAGACACTTGAATCGCAACATCAGAATAAGAAAACACTTTCGGCGCTTCAGGGGGCTTTAAAGGCCGCCAGTACCAGTGATCTCATGACAAGGCTTGAGCAGCAGACACAGGAGCTGCGCGACTTGCGCCGCGCCGTTGACGCCTATGGCGCGCAGGCCGCCAACGCGGGTGCGGACGGCCTTTTACGCGACGCACAGGATATCGGCGGATTGAAGGTTGTAACGGCGCGGGTTGATAGCGCCGATGGTGATACGCTCCGTCAGATGGGCGACCACCTACGCGATAAAGACAGCGCCGTTGTCGCCGTTCTCGCCGCCATCGACGGTGAAAAGCTCACGTTTCTTGCCGCGTGCGGCGCCGACACCGTTAAAAAAGGCGTTCGCGCGGGTGACATTATCAAAGCTGTCACAAAGATCTGCGGCGGTTCGGGCGGTGGCAAGCCGGAGTCAGCCATGGGCGGCGGGAAGGACGTCTCAAAGCTTTCCGAGGCGCTGGCGGCCGTTCCCGGCCTGATTTCTGAAAAACTTGGGATTTAA
- a CDS encoding leucine-rich repeat domain-containing protein has protein sequence MKRILPVVLIVSVILLLVCTFSNAVPNRRDFVIENGVLTKYNGAGGDVVIPGNLGITAIGAKAFLTQSIHGDVANTTITSLAVPTGVTRLNALALSYCTALQTVTMPDTLRTMGDGVFKGCASLTSVTIPRGVSAISNDAFSDCTALRAVTLPDGLTMIGDYAFAYCTSLQTVVLPETLTALGSMAFFDCDALTGVTLPDRLSTIGDAVFAGTAILSPLYSEDGTVLYYVPGSSTDFKIPKSVTELHGGAFFGCTELREITVPNTVKTIGARVFEACAGLKKLTLPKGLTAVSDFLCADCGSLTSVSLPSSVTAIGKAAFSGCASLKTMALPDGLTTIGDSAFWGCTALQSLRLPAHVAAIGDNAFYGAGLKTLTIESKTASFGSVVFSESVGLTLRAPSGSTVEAYAEENGILFQKIP, from the coding sequence ATGAAAAGAATTTTGCCGGTCGTACTCATTGTCTCCGTCATCTTGTTACTTGTCTGCACCTTTTCAAACGCCGTGCCAAACCGGCGTGATTTTGTCATTGAAAACGGTGTGCTGACAAAATACAATGGTGCGGGCGGCGACGTTGTGATTCCCGGCAATCTGGGCATAACGGCTATTGGCGCAAAGGCGTTTCTCACCCAATCTATTCACGGTGACGTGGCCAACACAACCATCACATCCCTTGCTGTCCCCACCGGCGTGACGCGCCTTAACGCGCTGGCACTGTCTTACTGCACAGCGCTTCAAACCGTCACGATGCCGGATACGCTGCGCACTATGGGTGACGGCGTTTTTAAGGGCTGCGCGAGCCTCACGAGCGTGACGATTCCGCGTGGCGTTTCCGCCATCTCAAACGACGCGTTTTCTGACTGCACCGCCTTGCGCGCTGTGACACTGCCGGATGGCCTCACGATGATCGGCGATTACGCCTTCGCGTATTGCACATCTTTACAAACAGTTGTGCTGCCCGAGACGCTCACAGCCCTTGGCAGCATGGCTTTTTTTGACTGCGACGCTCTGACCGGCGTGACACTGCCTGACCGGTTAAGTACAATTGGCGATGCTGTTTTCGCCGGGACAGCCATTTTAAGTCCCCTATATTCAGAAGACGGTACTGTTTTGTATTACGTCCCGGGAAGCTCGACGGACTTTAAAATTCCAAAAAGCGTTACCGAGCTGCACGGCGGTGCTTTTTTCGGGTGCACCGAGCTTCGGGAAATCACCGTGCCGAACACCGTTAAAACCATCGGCGCGCGCGTTTTTGAAGCGTGCGCCGGACTTAAAAAGCTCACGCTGCCGAAAGGCCTCACGGCCGTCAGCGATTTTCTGTGCGCCGATTGCGGCAGTCTCACATCCGTCTCGCTCCCGAGCAGCGTGACGGCAATCGGCAAGGCCGCCTTTTCAGGCTGTGCCAGTTTAAAGACCATGGCCTTGCCGGACGGTTTGACAACCATCGGTGACAGCGCTTTTTGGGGCTGTACGGCGCTTCAATCGCTCCGCCTGCCCGCGCATGTTGCGGCAATCGGGGATAACGCGTTTTATGGCGCAGGGCTTAAAACACTCACTATTGAGAGCAAAACCGCATCGTTCGGTTCCGTCGTATTTTCAGAAAGCGTCGGTTTGACGCTTCGGGCGCCGTCCGGCTCTACCGTCGAAGCATATGCCGAGGAAAACGGTATTTTATTTCAAAAAATACCGTAA
- a CDS encoding nucleoside deaminase, which produces MPLEHEKYMKEALALAARAMDEGEVPVGCVITDADGAIIGSGWNRREQAQSALGHAELMAIEEACRHQNDWRLSGCSLYVTLEPCPMCAGAIINARLPKLFYGAKEEQTGACGSVINLFMERFGHAPQIVGGILEDDCRALMTAFFKRIRNSKGDL; this is translated from the coding sequence ATGCCGTTAGAGCATGAAAAATACATGAAAGAGGCGCTCGCGCTGGCTGCCCGCGCCATGGACGAGGGCGAGGTGCCCGTCGGTTGCGTGATTACGGACGCGGACGGTGCAATAATCGGCAGCGGTTGGAACCGGCGTGAACAGGCGCAAAGCGCTTTAGGCCACGCTGAGCTCATGGCCATTGAAGAGGCCTGCCGACATCAAAACGACTGGCGTTTGTCAGGCTGCTCTTTATACGTCACGCTTGAGCCTTGCCCCATGTGTGCCGGGGCGATCATCAACGCGCGTCTGCCAAAGCTTTTTTACGGGGCGAAGGAGGAGCAGACAGGTGCCTGCGGCAGCGTTATCAATCTCTTCATGGAGCGCTTCGGCCATGCGCCGCAGATCGTCGGCGGCATTTTGGAGGACGATTGCCGTGCCCTCATGACGGCATTTTTTAAAAGGATCAGAAACAGTAAGGGCGATCTGTGA
- a CDS encoding CBS domain-containing protein gives MLVAELMSDSVITIAPDEPASLAARLLYRHNIGSVPVCSADGHLRGIVTDRDIVLRCVAAENDPETTPVREIMTRGLVTVSPTDDVREAARQMAEAQVRRLPVVEGGRLVGMLAIGDMAKTHAFDMEASKALSEISVNIRKR, from the coding sequence ATGCTCGTTGCAGAACTGATGTCTGACAGTGTGATTACCATTGCGCCGGACGAGCCCGCGTCTTTGGCGGCGCGGCTTTTATACCGCCATAACATCGGCTCCGTCCCCGTCTGCTCGGCGGACGGGCATCTGCGCGGCATCGTCACGGACCGTGATATTGTCCTGCGCTGCGTCGCGGCGGAAAACGACCCCGAGACGACGCCCGTCCGGGAGATCATGACACGGGGGCTTGTAACCGTCAGCCCGACGGACGATGTGCGCGAGGCGGCGCGGCAGATGGCCGAGGCACAGGTGCGGCGGCTGCCCGTTGTAGAGGGCGGCAGGCTCGTTGGAATGCTTGCCATCGGCGATATGGCCAAGACGCACGCGTTTGACATGGAAGCGTCGAAAGCGCTGTCGGAAATATCCGTCAACATTCGAAAGCGGTAA
- a CDS encoding ABC transporter permease subunit, protein MGGIITLIGIENRKIRGRVSTWVMILVMAVLIFALSGLLKFIDDNQEMLAAYSGQTVSAGADWESTLRIEIESSRQQLTQAEASGDAVSQSRIDALKMTIAKDTYALEHHLDRDYFKSLWNRVVDLDVSSNPNVGGLVALFVIIALSALVAGEYTEGTMKLMIPRPFSRGEILSAKLLSSLIYAFVLFVESLVIGLLSLGLFFGFGGLGATSLFWTGDTVIEIPAFLNALMIYGLDFLQVFVYLSFALLLAVLSRSRALATGLSIFVLVVGASLFQLLALYTDWGRYIVFAVSNFSRFIIAGSPYDGMTLPLALLVSAGYVAVFLFFSYLTFKKRDI, encoded by the coding sequence ATGGGCGGTATAATAACACTGATCGGCATTGAAAATAGAAAAATCCGTGGGCGCGTGTCAACCTGGGTGATGATTCTTGTGATGGCCGTTCTCATTTTTGCGCTGTCCGGTCTTTTAAAATTCATCGACGACAATCAGGAGATGCTTGCCGCCTATTCGGGCCAGACGGTCAGCGCCGGTGCCGATTGGGAATCGACATTGCGCATTGAAATAGAATCAAGCCGCCAGCAACTCACACAGGCGGAAGCGAGCGGCGACGCCGTTAGTCAAAGCCGGATTGACGCCTTGAAAATGACGATTGCGAAGGATACTTACGCCCTTGAGCATCACCTTGACCGCGACTATTTTAAATCCCTCTGGAACAGAGTCGTCGACCTGGACGTCTCCTCCAATCCGAACGTCGGCGGTCTTGTGGCGCTGTTCGTCATCATCGCGCTCTCAGCTCTCGTCGCCGGAGAGTATACGGAAGGGACGATGAAACTCATGATCCCGCGGCCGTTTTCAAGAGGCGAGATTTTATCGGCTAAGCTTCTGTCCTCTCTTATCTATGCGTTTGTTTTATTCGTTGAATCGCTCGTCATCGGCTTGTTGTCACTGGGGCTCTTCTTCGGCTTCGGCGGCCTCGGCGCGACGAGCCTTTTCTGGACGGGCGACACGGTTATTGAAATTCCGGCGTTTTTAAACGCGCTGATGATCTATGGGCTTGATTTTCTGCAGGTCTTTGTTTACCTCTCGTTTGCGCTCCTCTTGGCCGTCTTGTCCCGCTCACGCGCCTTGGCAACCGGTCTTTCAATTTTCGTCCTCGTTGTCGGCGCGAGCTTGTTCCAGCTGCTGGCGCTGTACACAGACTGGGGGCGCTATATCGTTTTCGCGGTGTCAAACTTCTCGCGCTTTATTATTGCCGGGTCGCCATATGACGGGATGACGCTCCCCTTGGCGCTTCTGGTGTCAGCCGGTTATGTCGCCGTTTTCCTGTTCTTCAGCTATCTGACATTCAAGAAGCGGGATATTTAA
- a CDS encoding polyribonucleotide nucleotidyltransferase, whose product MIISKREFPGRKAYTIDLAGRPLTLEVGQLAELANAAVLVKYGETTVLVTATASARPKDGIDYFPLAVDFEEKIYAVGRIPGGFLRREGRPSERGVLASRMIDRPMRPLFPGDLRNDVIITCTVLSVDHDNSPEIAAMIGASAAVSISDIPFSPTAGPIAGVGLGYHDGKFLINPTSAERAASAMYCTIAATEKKIVMIEAGADEVSEDIMLAGIKAAHEAIKPIVALINQMVSEVGKPKFEYAKASFNEELFKKIVDKYFDDVKYCMDTDDKNVREERYNAVVTKMLAEFGEAYPEINAQLEEITYKIQKKVVKAWLLEGKRVDGRAMNEIRPLAAEVSVLPRVHGSGLFTRGQTQVLSICTLGTLSLAQKLDTIFEEESKRYMHHYNFPSFSVGEARPSRSTSRREYGHGALAEKALEPVLPTVDEFPYAIRVVSEVLSSNGSTSQGSICGSTLALMDAGVPIKAPVAGISCGLISDGDDWTTFIDIQGVEDFHGEMDFKVGGTKKGITAIQMDLKNDGLTYDIIENAFVITREARIQILDEIMLPVIDKPRDELAPTAPKMITMKIHPDKIREVIGSGGKVIQKIVADTGAKIDIEDDGSIYISSADIEACRAAKKIIDAIVFVPEIGQLYFGKVVRIIPIGAFVELAPGKDGMVHISKLENRRVEKVEDVLKEGDMTWVKVTDIDDRGRVNLSRKEAIKERQAAGLPIDQA is encoded by the coding sequence ATGATTATCAGCAAAAGAGAATTCCCGGGCCGCAAAGCCTACACGATTGACCTTGCCGGTCGGCCGCTGACGCTTGAGGTCGGCCAGCTCGCCGAGCTCGCCAATGCCGCCGTTTTGGTCAAGTACGGCGAGACAACTGTTCTTGTAACGGCCACCGCTTCCGCACGCCCGAAGGACGGCATCGACTACTTCCCGCTCGCCGTTGACTTTGAAGAGAAGATTTACGCCGTCGGCCGTATTCCGGGTGGATTTCTGCGCCGCGAGGGACGCCCCTCCGAGCGCGGCGTGCTGGCCAGCCGCATGATTGACCGGCCGATGCGCCCCCTCTTCCCGGGTGACCTGCGTAACGACGTTATCATCACCTGCACCGTCCTGTCCGTCGACCATGACAATTCGCCCGAGATTGCCGCCATGATCGGCGCTTCTGCCGCCGTCTCCATCTCGGATATCCCGTTTTCCCCGACGGCCGGCCCGATTGCGGGCGTCGGCCTCGGCTATCACGACGGCAAGTTCCTCATTAACCCCACGAGTGCCGAGCGCGCTGCAAGCGCCATGTACTGCACCATCGCCGCGACGGAAAAGAAGATCGTCATGATCGAGGCCGGTGCCGATGAAGTCTCAGAGGACATCATGCTCGCCGGTATCAAGGCTGCCCATGAGGCCATCAAGCCCATCGTCGCCCTTATTAACCAAATGGTCAGCGAGGTTGGCAAGCCGAAATTTGAGTATGCCAAAGCCTCATTCAACGAGGAGCTGTTTAAGAAAATCGTCGACAAGTATTTCGACGATGTGAAATACTGCATGGACACCGACGACAAAAACGTCCGTGAGGAACGTTACAACGCCGTCGTCACGAAAATGCTCGCGGAGTTCGGTGAAGCGTATCCCGAAATAAACGCGCAGCTTGAAGAAATCACCTACAAAATTCAAAAGAAGGTCGTTAAGGCATGGCTTTTAGAGGGCAAGCGCGTCGACGGCCGGGCGATGAACGAAATCCGCCCGCTGGCCGCCGAGGTCTCCGTTTTGCCCCGCGTACACGGCTCCGGCCTCTTTACGCGCGGCCAGACGCAGGTGCTCTCTATCTGCACACTGGGGACGCTGTCCTTGGCGCAGAAGCTTGATACAATTTTTGAAGAAGAATCAAAGCGCTATATGCACCACTATAATTTCCCCTCGTTCTCCGTCGGCGAGGCGCGGCCGAGCCGCTCAACCTCCCGCCGCGAGTACGGCCACGGCGCGCTGGCTGAAAAGGCGCTCGAGCCTGTCCTCCCCACCGTTGACGAATTCCCTTATGCCATCCGCGTCGTCTCCGAAGTCCTCTCCTCCAACGGCTCGACGTCACAGGGCTCTATCTGCGGCTCGACGCTGGCTTTAATGGACGCCGGTGTGCCAATCAAGGCCCCAGTCGCCGGTATCTCCTGCGGCCTCATTTCCGACGGGGACGACTGGACGACGTTTATTGACATCCAAGGCGTTGAGGACTTCCACGGTGAGATGGACTTCAAGGTCGGCGGGACGAAAAAGGGCATTACGGCCATTCAGATGGATCTGAAAAATGACGGCCTGACATATGACATCATTGAAAACGCCTTTGTCATCACACGCGAGGCGCGCATTCAGATTCTCGATGAAATTATGCTGCCCGTCATCGACAAGCCGCGTGACGAGCTGGCCCCGACGGCTCCGAAGATGATCACCATGAAGATTCACCCCGATAAGATCCGCGAGGTCATCGGCTCAGGCGGCAAGGTCATCCAGAAAATCGTTGCCGACACGGGCGCGAAGATTGATATTGAAGACGACGGCAGCATTTACATCTCCTCGGCCGACATTGAGGCCTGCCGCGCGGCAAAAAAGATTATCGACGCCATTGTGTTTGTCCCGGAGATCGGGCAGCTGTACTTTGGCAAGGTTGTGCGCATCATCCCGATCGGCGCGTTCGTCGAGCTGGCCCCCGGCAAGGACGGCATGGTTCACATCTCTAAGCTTGAAAACCGCCGCGTTGAAAAGGTCGAGGATGTTCTGAAAGAGGGCGACATGACTTGGGTTAAGGTCACCGATATCGACGACCGAGGCCGCGTTAACCTCTCGCGCAAGGAAGCCATTAAGGAGCGCCAAGCGGCTGGTCTGCCGATCGATCAGGCGTAA